ATCTTCTGCGAGGCTACATGATGTTTTATTGAAATCACTGCTGTAGCCTAGTTTTCTTCAGTGCACTCTGCTCAGTAACTCCCCTGAGGCTGTGTTTGTAGGAGTGacgtgtgcatgcctgtgttctttttttgggggcggggggcggcgagggacagaatctcactctgtcgcccaggccggagtgcagtggcgccatctcagctcactgcaacatctgcctcctggattcaagctattctcccgcctcagcctcccgagtagctgggactataggcgcctgccaccacgcttggctcattttgtatttttagtacagatggggttttaccatgttggccacgctggtcttgaactcctgacctcgggtgatctgcccacctcagcctcccaaagtgctgggattacaggcacgagccaccacagccggcAACGCCTGTGTTCTTATAAGCCATGTGCTCCAGGGAAAGGGACAATCATGTTATTTTGTGAAAAGCAGTGTACTTAAGCTTTGAAAAGGTGAAACTCAAAGGGAGAAGCAGGGAGCCACCAAGGCTCTCCCGCAGAGGGAATGCTGACGTGTGAGGAGGCAGGGCCTGCTGAGACCCTGCCTGTGGGAGCCACGGTGCAGTCCTGCCACACAGAGGGGTCCCCAGGTGGCTTATTTGTGCCCAGGCGTTAGGCTCAGGGGCTCGGGGCCTCCTTACCTGGCTTCCCTGGGGGCGCGACTTCTCCCCTCGAGTTCCATGCTCCTCAAAGATGAGCCTCGGCCACCTCAGGTGCCCAGGCAGCTCTTTTCAGCCGTGCTGACAAGAGGGATACTGGGGACAGGCTGGTGGCTGGGGCCGGACACAGTCAAGGCTCAGATGACCAAGTGACTGGGAGGGTCTCTCTCTCGCTGTGGGGGACCCTTCCCGCTTTCTTACGCCCGCATTCAGTCTGGACCCGGTAACGGGTGTTTCTTTTAGAAAGGGAGCGTGCGCGGTGCTGCAAGTCCAGCTTGGTTTCAGGCCTCATGAGAGCTGCATCTGCGCTGAGGGGGCCTTGTCCCTGCAGGTCCTCGGGCCTGGGGTAGAAAGCCCCAGGCCGGGCTGCATCCTTTGGCTAAGTGACATGCGGAGGGGTCCCTGGCTATCATGACGCGTACAGCCGCGAGGCGTCCTCTGCAGCACGACACCGAGCTCCATGTCACCCTCACGCTGCCTCCGCGGCAATGGCCAGTCTGGGGATTGGAGTGTCCACGCTCGTCCAAGGCCCCCACGCGGTGCCCACTCATCGCCACATCACCTGGCACCATCTTGGTAGGACAGAGGCGGGAGTAGAGGCCCAGGCCACTGTAACAATCCGCAGCAGCAGAGCTGGGCCCCAGCAtctccttccctgccccactcccCCCTCACCAAGGGCTCCCAGGTGCTTTAGGAGCGGAGACCTCCTTGGCTGCCATGCAGACGATGGAGCAGCATTCACGGGCTGATGGCATTTCAGGCTGATGACGGACGGGGTGACTGTGGGACCAGGTCCCCCAGGCGAGCTCTGTGAGTCCCTGGTCGTGGTGGAGACAGGGCAGCCTGGGTCCAAAGCGGTCAGGAGCACAGGCCACAGCACGCAGCCGGCCCTGGAGGactccattatttttaaaaatgtctcccATACTTAGAGAAAGGAATTTGACCTGCTGGGCCCCATGGATGTCCTCTCCGGTAAAATGCCTCCGTCCCTTTGTCCTTTCAGCATGCCAGTCAAAGGTGGCGCACCTGGAGCGGGCCTTGCAGGACGTCAGTGCGCGTCACCAGCTggagaggcagagaaggaaggTCCCGCACAACAGCCTGGTGGTGGGCGTGGGCGTCAGGGGAGACCTGGGGCGGCCCCGGGGAGAGGCCCACGCAGAACGTGCAGAAGCCTCCTCGCCGGAGGGACAGCGGGAGGGACAGCGGGGGGACAACAGGGGGGACAGCGGGGGGGGACAGCAGGGGGGACAGCGGGGGAGGACAACAGGGGGGACAGCGGGGGGGGACAGCGGGGGGGACAGCGTGGGGACAGCGAGGTGGACAGCAAGGGGGACAGCGGGGCGGCCTGGCCGGAGGGCAGAGGGGCAGAGCTGCGGGGGCTGCGACCTGCGTCTTCACCCAGGAGGCGATGGCAGCTGGAGGACGGGTGAGGGCGCCGCAGGCTGATTTAGGCTTTCGGGGTCACTCTGGCTGCTCGGTGGGGAGGCCACGACGGGGAGCAAGGGGGATGACTGCAGTGTCACGGGGGCTGGTGGCCTGGGCCACATTGGTGGCGATGCAGGAAGTGGGACCGGCTGCTGTGAGGCGCAAGGAAAGAGCTGTAGCGGGCAGTTGGGGGCGGGGGAATCTGCAGAGATGGGGGCGGGGGAATCTGCAGAAATGGGGGCGGGGGAATCTGCAGAGATGGGGGGCGGGGGAATCTGCAGAGATGGGGGGGCGGGGGAATCTGCAGAGATGGGGGCGGGGGAATCTGCAGAGATGGGGGCGGGGGAATCTGCAGAAATGGGGGCGGGGGAATCTGCAGAGATGGGGGGCGGGGGAATCTGCAGAGATGGGGGCGGGGGAATCTGCAGAGATGGGGGGCGGGGGAATCTGCAGAGATGGGGGGGCGGGGGAATCTGCAGAGATGGGGGGGCGGGGGAATCTGCAGAGATGGGGGCGGGGGAATCTGCAGAGATGGGGGCCGGGGAATCTGCAGAGATGGGGGCCGGGGAATCTGCAGAGATGGGGGCGGGGGAATCTTCAGAGATGGGGGGCGGGGGAATCTGCAGAGATGGGGGGCGGGGGAATCTGCAGAGATGGGGGCGGGGGAATCTGCAGAGATGGGGGCCGGGGAATCTGCAGAGATGGGGGCGGGGGAATCTGCAGAGATGGGGGCGCGGGAATCTGCAGAGATGGGGGGCGGGGGAATCTTCAGAGATGGGGGCGGGGGAATCTGCAGAGATGGGGGGCGGGGGAATCTGCAGAGATGGGGGGCGGGGGAATCTGCAGAGATGGGGGCCGGGGAATCTGCAGAGATGGGGGCGGGGGAATCTGCAGAGATGGGGGCGCGGGAATCTGCAGAGATGGGGGGCGGGGGAATCTTCAGAGATGGGGGCGGGGGAATCTGCAGAGATGGGGGGCGGGGGAATCTGCAGAGATGGGGGCCGGGGAATCTGCAGAGATGGGGGGGCGGGGGAATCTGCAGAGATGGGGGCCGGGGAATCTGCAGAGATGGGGGCGGGGGAATCTGCAGAGATGGGGGGCGGGGGAATCTGCAGAGATGGGGGCGGGGGAATCTGCAGAGATGGGGTCGGGGGAATCTGCAGAGATGGGGGCGTGGGAATCTGCAGAGATGGGGGCGGGGGAATCTGCAGAGATGGGGGCGGGGGAATCTGCAGAGATGGGGGCGGGGGAATCTGCAGAGATGGGGGCGGGGAATCTGCAGAGATGGGGGCCGGGGAATCTGCAGAGATGGGGGGGCGGGGGAATCTGCAGAGATGGGGGCCGGGGAATCTGCAGAGATGGGGGCGGGGGAATCTGCAGAGATGGAGGGCGGGGGAATCTGCAGAGATGGAGGGCGGGGGAATCTGCAGAGATGGGGACTTGCGCGGGAAAAGCAAGGATTCTGCTGTAACTGGAGATGCCGGTGGAGaatgcccctgcccctgccccgccCCTTCCTCACCAGCACTTTCCAGCCACATCTCTCACTGCCCATTAACAAGACCCAGAGGCTCTCGTGCTTACTTGGTCGAAGGTATGAGACCTGAGATCCCATGAAATTTAATGTAAAGTCTCAGGGTTTGATTTTACAACACGAGGATGCCAAGGTGGATGATTGAGTGGGTGACCCTCGCTTCTGTGAGGTTTGATTTTGATGGTTGCACTTTGGCCAGTCTCTCCGAATTCCACCTGCCCGAGGCCCACGAAGCCAGTGTTCCTGCAAAGCTTCTCTTCCCTGGCCATGCTGAGAGGTTCTCCAGCTGTTAGATGTGTCAAAGAATAATTCTCATTTTAAGCATCTACTTATGTAGTTCAGTGCTCCCAACATTGATATAAgagaacatttattgagtgcttcctgTGTACCAAGTACTTTTGAAagcatttggtgtattttcttatttaatcttcacaatagcaCCACCTCTCTGGGTTGCTATAGACAAAGGGAGATATCAGTGAAGCACCTGGCACTTCAGAAAGTCTCACTAcgctgcagctttttttttttttttttttaatctggagcATGAAAAAGATAATACGAACCTTCCTAAGATGGAGTCAAGTCCCACAAGGAAGAATTGGTTGTGGAAGTTTCTGAGTGTTCCACCTCAAGCCTGGTCTCCTGGTCTAGCTGAGGAGCGTGCAGTGTGCGGCCCATGCAGAATATGCAGGCAGAGGCTGATCCCAGCTTCTGTGGGTTCATAGAGACCAGACGGAGGCTGTAAATCATTGGCCTATGACACCCACTTGGTTTTCAAAATGTAGAAGGAGCTGCTCAGCATGACAGGGTGGATAAACTTGCTGTGAATCCAAGACAAGATTTCAGAACGGATTTGGCAAGTTCTGAGCACGTACGGAGAAGACGTGTTGCTCACTGGAAACCAGTGGAGTTTATGAGAATAAAAAGCTTCTAATTTCCTTCCAGTCATTAAATCAAGGAAATATGACAGATACTGAATTTCCGAAATCCCCTCTAAAATGCCTAAAAGGTCGAGCCCAGGATGCCATTCAAAGGGATTTTCCTTGGTACTTATTACCAAGGGATACCCCTTTGCCAAGTGAACACATTTGTGAAGTATGAATCCAGAAGTTTAAAATAACTgttcatggccgggcacggtggctcatgcctataatcccagaactttgggaggccgaggcgggcgcattacctgaggtcaggagttcgagaccagcttggccaacatggtaaaaacccttctgtactaaaaatacaaaaattagctgggcgtggtggtgggcacctgtcatcccagctactctgggggctgaggcaggagaatcacttgaacctgggaggcggaggtcgcagtgagctgagattacatcactgcactccagcctgggcgacagagcaagactctggctcaaaaaataaataaataaaataactgttcACTACCCTGCAGGGGTCTTTCGAAGTGGAGACGGGTGCTGCAGATCTCACGGCCGCGTCTCAGGAGCTGGTGCTCGGTGCACGTTCAGTGGGGGATGCTCCGCAGTGCAGGCTCGCGCCCGGGTTGACACGCAGACCTCTTGATCATTGCAGGAGCTGAAAGGAAATATCAGAGTTCACTGTCGGATTCGTCCTTTGTTGCCTTTTGATAGTGAATCCGAGGATCCAGTTTTGCAGAGCAGGTAACCTGTGTTTGCAcggtgtgtgtatgtctgtgtgctcAGGGAGAAGACAGAGGAGTGGCACAATTTTAAATGCCATCTACTGTCCTGCCCCCGGTCCCAAAGCAGGACATTCTCGAGTTGCGGGTGGGGGCTCTGTTTAAGGATGGCGCTGTCTTGCTGACAGTGGACACTCTGCAGCCCTCTGTAATACGGCCTGCAAAAGGCCAAACTGCCTGAGCAGGCCTCTTGTGCGTGGTAGTGGTTCTGCACCTGAGAGGGCGTCCGTCTTTTCGTGGTTTGCCTCTGCGGGGTCCGACCGAACAGGGACAGGCTTTGAATGGACTTTTCCCTTTATGTCACTATATCAAAAAGGGAGCACCCTGCCTTTATGAACCCCAAAGACCACCCACTCCGCCATGCAGGCAGTCAGTGAGTATTGACTCAACTGATACTTTTGACTTAGAGAAAGTTTTGATGGTATTCATGGATACAGCAAAATTATCTGAAGTTCATTTACTCAAATGCTTACTTGAAAACCATACTCAATGTGACTTACTTCCTTCCCCATGAAACAAACCCCCTGGAAATCCCCACTCCCATCCTgaccacacctgaccctccccactcccatcctgaccacacctgaccctccccactcccatcctgaccacacctgaccctccccactcccatcctgaGCACACctgaccctccccactcccatcctgaGCACACctgaccctccccactcccatcctgaccacacctgaccctccccactcccatcctgaccacacctgaccctccccactcccatcctgaccacacctgaccctccccactcccatcctgaGCACACctgaccctccccactcccatcctgaccacacctgaccctccccactcccatcctgaccacacctgaccctccccactcccatcctgaccacacctgaccctccccactcccatcctgaccacacctgaccctccccactcccatcctgaccacacctgaccctccccactcccatcctgaGCACACctgaccctccccactcccatcctgaGCACACctgaccctccccactcccatcctgaccacacctgaccctccccactcccatcctgtCTACACctgaccctccccactcccatcctgaccacacctgaccctccccactcccatcctgaGCACACctgaccctccccactcccatcctgtCTACACctgaccctccccactcccatcctgtCTACACctgaccctccccactcccatcctgaccacacctgaccctcccactcccatcctgaccacacctgaccctccccactcccatcctgtCTACACctgaccctccccactcccatcc
This DNA window, taken from Pan paniscus chromosome 5, NHGRI_mPanPan1-v2.0_pri, whole genome shotgun sequence, encodes the following:
- the LOC100994523 gene encoding putative uncharacterized protein KIF25-AS1 is translated as MGDIFKNNGVLQGRLRAVACAPDRFGPRLPCLHHDQGLTELAWGTWSHSHPVRHQPEMPSARECCSIVCMAAKEVSAPKAPGSPWMVPGDVAMSGHRVGALDERGHSNPQTGHCRGGSVRVTWSSVSCCRGRLAAVRVMIARDPSACHLAKGCSPAWGFLPQARGPAGTRPPQRRCSSHEA